Proteins encoded in a region of the Ziziphus jujuba cultivar Dongzao chromosome 3, ASM3175591v1 genome:
- the LOC125423345 gene encoding F-box/kelch-repeat protein KIB1-like, with protein sequence MASNWSELQMELLDLIIKRLDAIVDIIRFKAVCSKWYRAAQLYMTSPLLMPPSDKKEEADDCRFFRVAENKIYKINNVFDGFHGAWCVRSSHGWFVILDKETKPLLLNPFSGAKVQLSFINTLLPYQELQLYRSSSCFVELLVKFCFSKAILMSSDLCLSDVSRGKSFCIVVIYGLSSKRLAFCMPGDSTWTRFGGDDHEYLDIMCHNGMLYSFYPLKG encoded by the coding sequence ATGGCCTCAAACTGGTCCGAGCTTCAAATGGAACTCTTGGACTTAATCATCAAAAGGCTTGATGCTATTGTTGACATCATTCGTTTCAAAGCAGTTTGTTCCAAGTGGTACAGAGCAGCACAATTGTATATGACTTCTCCATTGCTCATGCCTCCTAgtgataaaaaagaagaagctgatGATTGCCGCTTCTTCAGGGTTGCCGAGAATAAGATTTACAAGATCAACAACGTGTTTGACGGGTTTCATGGTGCTTGGTGCGTGAGATCATCACATGGGTGGTTTGTGATTTTGGACAAAGAAACAAAGCCACTTCTTCTTAATCCGTTTTCAGGAGCCAAAGTCCAACTTTCGTTCATAAACACTTTGCTACCATATCAAGAGTTACAACTGTATAGATCGTCATCCTGCTTTGTTGAACTTCTGGTAAAGTTTTGTTTCTCTAAAGCCATCCTAATGTCCTCCGATCTATGTTTATCTGATGTAAGTAGAGGCAAGAGCTTTTGTATTGTGGTGATATATGGACTATCTTCAAAAAGACTTGCATTCTGTATGCCTGgagacagcacatggactcgcTTTGGTGGTGACGATCATGAGTACCTGGACATAATGTGCCACAATGGTATGCTCTATTCTTTTTATCCTCTAAAGGGCTAG